The following coding sequences lie in one Phyllopteryx taeniolatus isolate TA_2022b chromosome 4, UOR_Ptae_1.2, whole genome shotgun sequence genomic window:
- the stn1 gene encoding CST complex subunit STN1 isoform X1, producing MKYRHSAGRMDPAEELPSILWGLDPIFSAFARLYITDILHMRESCQVPDIYFYKSHPIHYVDVLGTVVYKREREDFICYGVDDGTGVINCLCWKNDPMKEEVDSDKFRGKPNDVLQGGFNLAVELKKLRQAQQSHFHLEIGELLRVRGPVKTSKQQREIIASTYYKVNDPVMAVQIEWMIEVLQVYREFYDKPLHLQTNTTNESSISSQSEAKNIIKDFLEQRCVSKFRPYDVQDLLQPLIASCTETAPADQEPVEGPAACQQLSMLLKEALQILQDEGIVYRGVESQDKVYFVTTQDKYLFMAVKDIIREDSKREKYQEKGCHILHILSSVRQRHSMNVSKAALELVLKSLECNSDIVSTRNNYFTMF from the exons ATGAAATATCGGCATTCGGCAGGTAGAATGGATCCTGCAGAAGAGCTTCCGTCCATTTTGTGGGGATTGGACCCGATCTTTTCTGCTTTCGCCAGGCTATATATCACAGACATCCTCCACATGAGGGAGTCCTGTCAAGTGCCAG ATATTTATTTCTACAAGTCACATCCAATCCACTATGTAGATGTTCTTGGGACAGTCGTTTATAAGAGGGAAAGAGAGGACTTCATCTGTTATGGAG TGGACGATGGTACTGGTGTCATAAACTGTCTGTGTTGGAAAAATGACCCGATGAAAGAAGAGGTGGATTCTGATAAAT TCAGGGGAAAACCAAATGATGTCCTTCAGGGAGGTTTTAATCTAGCTGTTGAGCtgaaaaagctgagacaggccCAGCAGAGCCACTTCCATCTAGAGATTGGAGAGCTCCTGCGAGTCAGAGGACCAGTAAAGACGTCAAAGCAACAGAGAGAGATTATTGCCTCCACCTACT ATAAAGTGAATGACCCAGTGATGGCAGTCCAGATTGAATGGATGATTGAGGTTTTACAGGTGTATAGAGAGTTCTATGACAAACCACTCCATCTACAAACCAACACCACAAA TGAGTCTTCTATCAGTTCCCAAAGTGAGGCAAAAAATATCATCAAAGATTTCTTAGAGCAGAGGTGTGTGAGCAAATTCAGACCTTATGATGTTCAGGACCTTCTTCAGCCTCTCATTGCCAGCTGTACTGAAACAGCACCTGCAGACCAG GAGCCTGTGGAGGGTCCCGCTGCATGCCAGCAACTAAGCATGCTCCTTAAAGAGGCCCTGCAAATTTTACAGGATGAGGGCATTGTGTACCGCGGGGTTGAGTCCCAGGATAAAGTCTATTTT GTGACTACACAGGATAAATATCTATTTATGGCAGTTAAAGACATAATCAGGGAGGACTCAAAAAGAGAGAAGT ATCAAGAGAAGGGTTGCCACATCCTTCACATCCTGTCTTCAGTAAGACAGCGCCACAGCATGAATGTGAGCAAAGCAGCGCTTGAGCTGGTTCTCAAATCACTGGAGTGCAACAGTGACATTGTCAGCACCAGAAATAACTATTTTACGATGTTTTAG
- the stn1 gene encoding CST complex subunit STN1 isoform X4 → MKYRHSAGRMDPAEELPSILWGLDPIFSAFARLYITDILHMRESCQVPDIYFYKSHPIHYVDVLGTVVYKREREDFICYGVDDGTGVINCLCWKNDPMKEEVDSDKYKVNDPVMAVQIEWMIEVLQVYREFYDKPLHLQTNTTNESSISSQSEAKNIIKDFLEQRCVSKFRPYDVQDLLQPLIASCTETAPADQEPVEGPAACQQLSMLLKEALQILQDEGIVYRGVESQDKVYFVTTQDKYLFMAVKDIIREDSKREKYQEKGCHILHILSSVRQRHSMNVSKAALELVLKSLECNSDIVSTRNNYFTMF, encoded by the exons ATGAAATATCGGCATTCGGCAGGTAGAATGGATCCTGCAGAAGAGCTTCCGTCCATTTTGTGGGGATTGGACCCGATCTTTTCTGCTTTCGCCAGGCTATATATCACAGACATCCTCCACATGAGGGAGTCCTGTCAAGTGCCAG ATATTTATTTCTACAAGTCACATCCAATCCACTATGTAGATGTTCTTGGGACAGTCGTTTATAAGAGGGAAAGAGAGGACTTCATCTGTTATGGAG TGGACGATGGTACTGGTGTCATAAACTGTCTGTGTTGGAAAAATGACCCGATGAAAGAAGAGGTGGATTCTGATAAAT ATAAAGTGAATGACCCAGTGATGGCAGTCCAGATTGAATGGATGATTGAGGTTTTACAGGTGTATAGAGAGTTCTATGACAAACCACTCCATCTACAAACCAACACCACAAA TGAGTCTTCTATCAGTTCCCAAAGTGAGGCAAAAAATATCATCAAAGATTTCTTAGAGCAGAGGTGTGTGAGCAAATTCAGACCTTATGATGTTCAGGACCTTCTTCAGCCTCTCATTGCCAGCTGTACTGAAACAGCACCTGCAGACCAG GAGCCTGTGGAGGGTCCCGCTGCATGCCAGCAACTAAGCATGCTCCTTAAAGAGGCCCTGCAAATTTTACAGGATGAGGGCATTGTGTACCGCGGGGTTGAGTCCCAGGATAAAGTCTATTTT GTGACTACACAGGATAAATATCTATTTATGGCAGTTAAAGACATAATCAGGGAGGACTCAAAAAGAGAGAAGT ATCAAGAGAAGGGTTGCCACATCCTTCACATCCTGTCTTCAGTAAGACAGCGCCACAGCATGAATGTGAGCAAAGCAGCGCTTGAGCTGGTTCTCAAATCACTGGAGTGCAACAGTGACATTGTCAGCACCAGAAATAACTATTTTACGATGTTTTAG
- the stn1 gene encoding CST complex subunit STN1 isoform X3 codes for MKYRHSAGRMDPAEELPSILWGLDPIFSAFARLYITDILHMRESCQVPDIYFYKSHPIHYVDVLGTVVYKREREDFICYGVDDGTGVINCLCWKNDPMKEEVDSDKFRGKPNDVLQGGFNLAVELKKLRQAQQSHFHLEIGELLRVRGPVKTSKQQREIIASTYYKVNDPVMAVQIEWMIEVLQVYREFYDKPLHLQTNTTNESSISSQSEAKNIIKDFLEQRCVSKFRPYDVQDLLQPLIASCTETAPADQEPVEGPAACQQLSMLLKEALQILQDEGIVYRGVESQDKVYFVTTQDKYLFMAVKDIIREDSKREKYQEKGCHILHILSSVRQRHSMNNPLSTSPSSSTHSS; via the exons ATGAAATATCGGCATTCGGCAGGTAGAATGGATCCTGCAGAAGAGCTTCCGTCCATTTTGTGGGGATTGGACCCGATCTTTTCTGCTTTCGCCAGGCTATATATCACAGACATCCTCCACATGAGGGAGTCCTGTCAAGTGCCAG ATATTTATTTCTACAAGTCACATCCAATCCACTATGTAGATGTTCTTGGGACAGTCGTTTATAAGAGGGAAAGAGAGGACTTCATCTGTTATGGAG TGGACGATGGTACTGGTGTCATAAACTGTCTGTGTTGGAAAAATGACCCGATGAAAGAAGAGGTGGATTCTGATAAAT TCAGGGGAAAACCAAATGATGTCCTTCAGGGAGGTTTTAATCTAGCTGTTGAGCtgaaaaagctgagacaggccCAGCAGAGCCACTTCCATCTAGAGATTGGAGAGCTCCTGCGAGTCAGAGGACCAGTAAAGACGTCAAAGCAACAGAGAGAGATTATTGCCTCCACCTACT ATAAAGTGAATGACCCAGTGATGGCAGTCCAGATTGAATGGATGATTGAGGTTTTACAGGTGTATAGAGAGTTCTATGACAAACCACTCCATCTACAAACCAACACCACAAA TGAGTCTTCTATCAGTTCCCAAAGTGAGGCAAAAAATATCATCAAAGATTTCTTAGAGCAGAGGTGTGTGAGCAAATTCAGACCTTATGATGTTCAGGACCTTCTTCAGCCTCTCATTGCCAGCTGTACTGAAACAGCACCTGCAGACCAG GAGCCTGTGGAGGGTCCCGCTGCATGCCAGCAACTAAGCATGCTCCTTAAAGAGGCCCTGCAAATTTTACAGGATGAGGGCATTGTGTACCGCGGGGTTGAGTCCCAGGATAAAGTCTATTTT GTGACTACACAGGATAAATATCTATTTATGGCAGTTAAAGACATAATCAGGGAGGACTCAAAAAGAGAGAAGT ATCAAGAGAAGGGTTGCCACATCCTTCACATCCTGTCTTCAGTAAGACAGCGCCACAGCATGAAT aacccgctttccacttctccttcgtcttcgacccacagtagctga
- the stn1 gene encoding CST complex subunit STN1 isoform X2: MDPAEELPSILWGLDPIFSAFARLYITDILHMRESCQVPDIYFYKSHPIHYVDVLGTVVYKREREDFICYGVDDGTGVINCLCWKNDPMKEEVDSDKFRGKPNDVLQGGFNLAVELKKLRQAQQSHFHLEIGELLRVRGPVKTSKQQREIIASTYYKVNDPVMAVQIEWMIEVLQVYREFYDKPLHLQTNTTNESSISSQSEAKNIIKDFLEQRCVSKFRPYDVQDLLQPLIASCTETAPADQEPVEGPAACQQLSMLLKEALQILQDEGIVYRGVESQDKVYFVTTQDKYLFMAVKDIIREDSKREKYQEKGCHILHILSSVRQRHSMNVSKAALELVLKSLECNSDIVSTRNNYFTMF; this comes from the exons ATGGATCCTGCAGAAGAGCTTCCGTCCATTTTGTGGGGATTGGACCCGATCTTTTCTGCTTTCGCCAGGCTATATATCACAGACATCCTCCACATGAGGGAGTCCTGTCAAGTGCCAG ATATTTATTTCTACAAGTCACATCCAATCCACTATGTAGATGTTCTTGGGACAGTCGTTTATAAGAGGGAAAGAGAGGACTTCATCTGTTATGGAG TGGACGATGGTACTGGTGTCATAAACTGTCTGTGTTGGAAAAATGACCCGATGAAAGAAGAGGTGGATTCTGATAAAT TCAGGGGAAAACCAAATGATGTCCTTCAGGGAGGTTTTAATCTAGCTGTTGAGCtgaaaaagctgagacaggccCAGCAGAGCCACTTCCATCTAGAGATTGGAGAGCTCCTGCGAGTCAGAGGACCAGTAAAGACGTCAAAGCAACAGAGAGAGATTATTGCCTCCACCTACT ATAAAGTGAATGACCCAGTGATGGCAGTCCAGATTGAATGGATGATTGAGGTTTTACAGGTGTATAGAGAGTTCTATGACAAACCACTCCATCTACAAACCAACACCACAAA TGAGTCTTCTATCAGTTCCCAAAGTGAGGCAAAAAATATCATCAAAGATTTCTTAGAGCAGAGGTGTGTGAGCAAATTCAGACCTTATGATGTTCAGGACCTTCTTCAGCCTCTCATTGCCAGCTGTACTGAAACAGCACCTGCAGACCAG GAGCCTGTGGAGGGTCCCGCTGCATGCCAGCAACTAAGCATGCTCCTTAAAGAGGCCCTGCAAATTTTACAGGATGAGGGCATTGTGTACCGCGGGGTTGAGTCCCAGGATAAAGTCTATTTT GTGACTACACAGGATAAATATCTATTTATGGCAGTTAAAGACATAATCAGGGAGGACTCAAAAAGAGAGAAGT ATCAAGAGAAGGGTTGCCACATCCTTCACATCCTGTCTTCAGTAAGACAGCGCCACAGCATGAATGTGAGCAAAGCAGCGCTTGAGCTGGTTCTCAAATCACTGGAGTGCAACAGTGACATTGTCAGCACCAGAAATAACTATTTTACGATGTTTTAG